A single Methanomicrobia archaeon DNA region contains:
- a CDS encoding DUF4277 domain-containing protein, translating into MYREIGLVEEIDRSLGVDPRQKVTCGEAVVAMVLNALGLVDRPPYHFPEFLETKPIEILIRAEMNVEDFNNDVLGRTLDKLYRACPESIFAYRSFMIAYKGYGGDSSIMTPPR; encoded by the coding sequence GTGTATCGCGAGATTGGCTTAGTTGAGGAGATTGACCGGTCTCTGGGTGTAGATCCACGCCAGAAGGTGACCTGTGGTGAGGCGGTCGTTGCTATGGTGCTGAATGCTCTTGGACTCGTTGACAGACCCCCATACCACTTCCCCGAGTTCTTGGAGACGAAGCCTATTGAGATCTTGATACGGGCGGAAATGAACGTGGAGGACTTCAATAACGATGTCTTAGGACGAACTTTGGACAAGCTCTACCGCGCGTGCCCTGAAAGTATCTTCGCGTATCGCAGCTTCATGATAGCCTATAAGGGTTACGGGGGCGATTCATCCATAATGACACCACCTCGATGA